Proteins from a genomic interval of Chelonoidis abingdonii isolate Lonesome George chromosome 7, CheloAbing_2.0, whole genome shotgun sequence:
- the SMIM3 gene encoding small integral membrane protein 3 — MEVMGSPNPTMSAIPKHILDIWVIVLIILATILVMTSMVLCPATAVIIYRVRTHPIRNGVV; from the coding sequence ATGGAAGTCATGGGCAGCCCAAATCCCACCATGTCTGCCATTCCCAAGCACATCCTGGACATCTGGGTCATTGTGTTGATCATCCTGGCCACCATCCTGGTCATGACATCCATGGTGCTGTGCCCAGCCACGGCTGTCATCATCTACAGGGTGCGGACTCACCCCATACGCAACGGGGTCGTGTGA
- the DCTN4 gene encoding dynactin subunit 4 isoform X2: MASLLQSERVSYLVRGEKEIRAPLSQLYFCRYCSELRSLECVSHEVDSHYCPSCLENMPSAEAKLKKNRCANCFDCPCCMHTLSTRATSIPAPLPDDPAKTTMKKAYYLACGFCRWTSRDVGMADKSVASGGWQEPENPHTERINKLVEYYQQLAQKEKIERDRKKLVRRRNYMPLAFSDKYGLGTRLQRQRPGMSISALSGLSLKEGEDLKEIKIEPADAVEEVEPLPEDYYTRPINLTEVTTLHQRLLQPDFQPICASQLYPRHKHLLIKRSLRCRKCEHNLSKPEFNPTSIKFKIQLVAVNYIPEVRIMSIPNLRYMKESQVLLTLTNPVENLTHVTLMECEEGDSDDINSTAKVVVPPKELILAGKDAAAEYDELAEPQDFQDDPDIVAFRKANKVGVFIKVTPQKEEGEVTVSFKMKHEFKNLAAPIRPSEEGDQSSEVIWLTHHVELSLGPLLP, from the exons ATGGCGTCGCTGCTGCAGTCGGAGCGGGTCTCGTACTTGGTGCGCGGCGAAAAGGAGATCCGCGCGCCGCTCTCCCAGCTCTACTTCTGCCGCTATTGCAGCGAACTCCGCTCCCTGGAGTGCGTCTCCCACGAG GTGGACTCTCACTATTGTCCCAGTTGCCTAGAAAATATGCCATCAGCTGAAGCTAAGTTGAAGAAGAATAG GTGTGCCAACTGTTTTGATTGCCCATGCTGCATGCACACACTTTCCACCAGGGCGACAAGCATTCCTGCTCCACTTCCTGATGACCCAGCCAAGACTACAATGAAGAAAGCATATTACCTGGCCTGTGGATTTTGCCGCTGGACTTCCAGAGATGTGGGCATGGCAGATAAGTCTGTTG ccaGTGGTGGTTGGCAGGAGCCGGAGAATCCACATACAGAGAGG ATTAACAAACTGGTTGAGTATTACCAGCAGCTGGCTCAGAAGGAGAAGATTGAGCGGGACCGTAAGAAGTTGGTGCGACGCCGAAACTACATGCCATTGGCCTTTTCG GACAAATACGGCCTTGGAACCAGACTCCAGCGTCAGAGGCCTGGGATGTCCATCAGTGCTCTTTCTGGACTATC TCTGAAAGAAGGAGAGGACCTGAAGGAGATAAAGATTGAGCCCGCTGATGCTGTAGAAGAAGTGGAACCTCTGCCTGAGGATTATTACACAAGACCAATAAATCTAACAGAGG TGACTACCCTGCACCAACGTCTTCTGCAGCCTGACTTCCAGCCAATCTGTGCTTCCCAGCTCTACCCACGCCATAAGCACCTTCTGATCAAACGCTCACTGCGCTGTCGG AAATGTGAACATAATCTGAGTAAACCAGAATTCAATCCAACATCCATCAAATTCAAAATCCAACTGGTTGCTGT CAACTACATCCCTGAGGTGAGGATCATGTCCATTCCCAACCTGCGCTACATGAAG GAGAGCCAAGTTCTTCTGACTCTGACCAATCCAGTGGAAAACCTCACCCATGTCACACTGATGGAGTGTGAGGAGGGAGACAGTGATGACATCAACAGTACTGCTAAG GTGGTGGTTCCTCCCAAGGAGCTAATCCTAGCTGGCAAAGATGCAGCAGCAGAATATGACGAGTTGGCAGAACCTCAAGATTTTCAAGATGACCCTGA CATTGTAGCCTTCAGAAAGGCCAACAAAGTGGGAGTTTTCATCAAAGTTACTCCACAGAAAGAAGAGGGCGAAGTGACCGTGAGCTTTAAAATGAAGCATGAGTTTAAAAATCTGGCTGCTCCAATCCGCCCCAGTGAGGAAGGTGATCAGAGTTCTGAGGTCATCTGGCTCACCCATCATGTGGAGCTCAGCCTTGGCCCACTGCTCCCATAA
- the DCTN4 gene encoding dynactin subunit 4 isoform X1 — MASLLQSERVSYLVRGEKEIRAPLSQLYFCRYCSELRSLECVSHEVDSHYCPSCLENMPSAEAKLKKNRCANCFDCPCCMHTLSTRATSIPAPLPDDPAKTTMKKAYYLACGFCRWTSRDVGMADKSVASGGWQEPENPHTERINKLVEYYQQLAQKEKIERDRKKLVRRRNYMPLAFSQHTIHVVDKYGLGTRLQRQRPGMSISALSGLSLKEGEDLKEIKIEPADAVEEVEPLPEDYYTRPINLTEVTTLHQRLLQPDFQPICASQLYPRHKHLLIKRSLRCRKCEHNLSKPEFNPTSIKFKIQLVAVNYIPEVRIMSIPNLRYMKESQVLLTLTNPVENLTHVTLMECEEGDSDDINSTAKVVVPPKELILAGKDAAAEYDELAEPQDFQDDPDIVAFRKANKVGVFIKVTPQKEEGEVTVSFKMKHEFKNLAAPIRPSEEGDQSSEVIWLTHHVELSLGPLLP; from the exons ATGGCGTCGCTGCTGCAGTCGGAGCGGGTCTCGTACTTGGTGCGCGGCGAAAAGGAGATCCGCGCGCCGCTCTCCCAGCTCTACTTCTGCCGCTATTGCAGCGAACTCCGCTCCCTGGAGTGCGTCTCCCACGAG GTGGACTCTCACTATTGTCCCAGTTGCCTAGAAAATATGCCATCAGCTGAAGCTAAGTTGAAGAAGAATAG GTGTGCCAACTGTTTTGATTGCCCATGCTGCATGCACACACTTTCCACCAGGGCGACAAGCATTCCTGCTCCACTTCCTGATGACCCAGCCAAGACTACAATGAAGAAAGCATATTACCTGGCCTGTGGATTTTGCCGCTGGACTTCCAGAGATGTGGGCATGGCAGATAAGTCTGTTG ccaGTGGTGGTTGGCAGGAGCCGGAGAATCCACATACAGAGAGG ATTAACAAACTGGTTGAGTATTACCAGCAGCTGGCTCAGAAGGAGAAGATTGAGCGGGACCGTAAGAAGTTGGTGCGACGCCGAAACTACATGCCATTGGCCTTTTCG CAACACACAATACACGTAGTG GACAAATACGGCCTTGGAACCAGACTCCAGCGTCAGAGGCCTGGGATGTCCATCAGTGCTCTTTCTGGACTATC TCTGAAAGAAGGAGAGGACCTGAAGGAGATAAAGATTGAGCCCGCTGATGCTGTAGAAGAAGTGGAACCTCTGCCTGAGGATTATTACACAAGACCAATAAATCTAACAGAGG TGACTACCCTGCACCAACGTCTTCTGCAGCCTGACTTCCAGCCAATCTGTGCTTCCCAGCTCTACCCACGCCATAAGCACCTTCTGATCAAACGCTCACTGCGCTGTCGG AAATGTGAACATAATCTGAGTAAACCAGAATTCAATCCAACATCCATCAAATTCAAAATCCAACTGGTTGCTGT CAACTACATCCCTGAGGTGAGGATCATGTCCATTCCCAACCTGCGCTACATGAAG GAGAGCCAAGTTCTTCTGACTCTGACCAATCCAGTGGAAAACCTCACCCATGTCACACTGATGGAGTGTGAGGAGGGAGACAGTGATGACATCAACAGTACTGCTAAG GTGGTGGTTCCTCCCAAGGAGCTAATCCTAGCTGGCAAAGATGCAGCAGCAGAATATGACGAGTTGGCAGAACCTCAAGATTTTCAAGATGACCCTGA CATTGTAGCCTTCAGAAAGGCCAACAAAGTGGGAGTTTTCATCAAAGTTACTCCACAGAAAGAAGAGGGCGAAGTGACCGTGAGCTTTAAAATGAAGCATGAGTTTAAAAATCTGGCTGCTCCAATCCGCCCCAGTGAGGAAGGTGATCAGAGTTCTGAGGTCATCTGGCTCACCCATCATGTGGAGCTCAGCCTTGGCCCACTGCTCCCATAA